From the genome of Palaemon carinicauda isolate YSFRI2023 chromosome 6, ASM3689809v2, whole genome shotgun sequence, one region includes:
- the LOC137643007 gene encoding uncharacterized protein — protein sequence MEHLTIDDSSTTLFCDLSVDCTPDLSFKEQLSVIIRIVTAEGTARINEYFIVFLEDKQTTGEDLSRLILKKLEELNILIEDCRGQSYDNEANMWSTLKKHVGTTLESWADTRWESGISSVEVERFHAAKVRDALLEVRASTADPAIKIEAQALAEEVGSYRFFICMVVWYDILRKVQTVNKLLQSHCMHLDVAVGIFKKAETSFVSYRDAGFADAQTSAKEICEEMNVEAALKQKRLRTTKRQFSYEAPDEPITVALKNFHFYIWPLNLRGRELE from the exons aTTGCACTCCAGATTTAAGTTTCAAGGAGCAATTATCTGTGATAATTCGAATAGTTACAGCTGAAGGCACTGCACGAATCAACGAATATTTTATAGTGTTCCTTGAGGACAAGCAGACAACAGGAGAAGACCTCTCAAGACTCATACTCAAAAAACTTGAAGAGCTTAATATCCTCATTGAAGACTGCAGAGGACAGTCATATGACAATGAGGCAAATAT GTGGTCGACCCTAAAAAAACATGTGGGCACAACTTTGGAATCCTGGGCAGACACACGGTGGGAGAGTGGAATCAGCAGTGTTGAGGTTGAAAGATTCCATGCTGCAAAAGTGAGAGATGCTCTTTTAGAGGTGAGAGCAAGCACTGCAGATCCCGCTATCAAAATTGAAGCACAAGCCTTAGCAGAAGAGGTGGGATCATACCGGTTCTTTATTTGTATGGTGGTGTGGTATGATATCCTTAGAAAAGTTCAAACTGTGAATAAACTTCTGCAATCACATTGCATGCATCTGGATGTAGCTGTTGGCATTTTCAAGAAGGCTGAAACCTCCTTTGTTAGCTACAGAGACGCTGGGTTTGCTGATGCCCAGACATCTGCCAAAGAGATATGTGAGGAGATGAATGTGGAAGCTGCTCTAAAGCAGAAAAGACTCAGAACTACTAAAAGGCAGTTTTCCTATGAGGCCCCTGATGAACCTATTACAGTTGCcttgaaaaattttcatttttatatatggcCATTGAATCTCCGAGGTAGAGAACTGGAATGA